The DNA sequence TGTAAGTATTTTTCTGTATTAGAGTAAGCTGAAGACACTGATTGTTATTTTATGAAAGTTTTACTAAAAAAATTTATTGACTTTATTTTCAATCTTAAAAGAAACCAGAAAAAATTAAATTTAGAACAAATCCAGAGACGAATACATTATTAATCCCTAAAACTTGCCCATCGAATATTTCTTCCTAAGAATCTCACTTATTTTGACGATAATTATTCAATTCTGCTTTTAAACGAGCAATTTCGGCTCTTAATTCATCTAACAATTCCTGTAAATCCACCTCTGTATTAGCTTCTACCGTGATAGTGGTATTAGTATTACCAGATTGTTGTTTTGCCTTTTCTGCTCTTGCTTTGACTTCTTGAGCAAATTCTTGTAATCTCTGCCTAGTCTCTGCATCAAACTTACCAATATCACTGAGAATATGAGTTAGACTATCTTCTGCTTTTTCTGTTAAAACCTCAGTTAAGGCTTTGCTGAGATAATAAAAATCATTAATTGGGTTAGTCATTGGTAATGTTAATATTTCTTAATGGTTTTTAACAAATTATATCTGAGATTTTCAGATTCCGTTGAGATTATTTTGAACTATTCTTTCTCTCATTAAAATAATCAACAGGTGAGTTCAGGGTTTTGGGTTATTAGGGTTTGAGGGAATTAGGGCGTTAGAGTTATTGTTAATTAAACACTTTTGCCTTTTGGGAATAAAGGGGTGTTTACCTCTAGCTCTTTACTCTATAACTCTTATTTATCACATACCATCACCCAGATTAAGGGATGATTTTTTTGGTTATATCTCCTTGAGCAAATAGTATTAGAATATTATCGGTATCTTAATAATTATCAAAGTTTCATGGATATTGAAAAAATTGTCGAACAGGCATTAGAAACGGGCTATCTCACTCCTTCTATGGAGGCAGAAGTTGGTAGATTATGCGATGCTTCTGGAGAACTTTCTGCTGAAGAATACAAGGCTTTAGATAAGTTGATGGGAGCATTATTGACAGGAGAAATTACTGCCACTCCTAAAAAACAATTCATCAATGTTATGGAAGAACTTGTAGTCAGTGAAGTAATCAGTAGAGTCGCAGAAATTGAAACCACTAGCGATACATTGTTGGATGTGGGAGATATTTCCGCCTATGCTTTGAATCGTTTACCTCCCCTCTATGCTACCACGGAAGAAGGGGCGGACTTTCAAAGAAAAAAAGCCAAAGAAGAATTAAACGGCTTAATTTTAGAACAGGTTGAACAGGCTATTGCTTTATATCTCGATCGCCCCTCATTCTACCCTGAAAGACAAGCAATTAACAAGACTGGGGTAACAGGGGGAGTTTTTGAACAAGTAAGTAAACTGTTACAGTCACAAGCCTCTCTATACGAAGGAAATAATTAGGGATTTGGGTTTAGAAAAGAGGTTTCAGGTTGCAGGTTGCAGGTATGGAGTTTAGCC is a window from the Cyanobacterium sp. Dongsha4 genome containing:
- a CDS encoding late competence development ComFB family protein, whose protein sequence is MDIEKIVEQALETGYLTPSMEAEVGRLCDASGELSAEEYKALDKLMGALLTGEITATPKKQFINVMEELVVSEVISRVAEIETTSDTLLDVGDISAYALNRLPPLYATTEEGADFQRKKAKEELNGLILEQVEQAIALYLDRPSFYPERQAINKTGVTGGVFEQVSKLLQSQASLYEGNN
- a CDS encoding DUF6825 family protein, which gives rise to MTNPINDFYYLSKALTEVLTEKAEDSLTHILSDIGKFDAETRQRLQEFAQEVKARAEKAKQQSGNTNTTITVEANTEVDLQELLDELRAEIARLKAELNNYRQNK